One region of Hymenobacter sediminicola genomic DNA includes:
- a CDS encoding NUDIX domain-containing protein, with translation MASDSLPTREMPQAYTGQVRLRVCGLLVHNDTLLLTAHRGLLPDSKPFWSPPGGGWQFGETIQECLRREFREETGLEVTVGRFLHLHEHQSNGLQALELFFEVTALDPTAVPRLGSDPEHSADEQLLLELAYVSPRQLVVLPALQVHPVLRQIISTDDVFIPQIRFQQ, from the coding sequence ATGGCTTCCGACTCTCTTCCCACCCGTGAAATGCCACAGGCCTACACCGGCCAGGTACGGCTGCGCGTGTGCGGCCTGTTGGTGCACAATGACACGCTGCTACTGACTGCGCATCGGGGGCTGCTGCCTGATTCCAAGCCCTTTTGGTCGCCGCCGGGTGGCGGGTGGCAGTTTGGCGAAACAATTCAGGAGTGCTTGCGGCGTGAGTTTCGGGAGGAAACGGGCCTTGAGGTAACTGTAGGTCGGTTCCTGCACCTGCACGAGCACCAAAGCAACGGCCTGCAGGCGCTGGAGCTGTTTTTTGAAGTAACTGCCCTTGACCCCACGGCTGTGCCCCGGCTGGGCTCCGACCCCGAGCATTCCGCTGACGAGCAGTTGCTCTTGGAATTGGCCTATGTTTCGCCTCGGCAACTGGTTGTGCTGCCGGCACTTCAGGTGCATCCGGTTCTTCGTCAGATTATCAGCACCGACGATGTCTTTATTCCGCAAATACGGTTTCAGCAGTAA
- a CDS encoding DUF4126 domain-containing protein — protein MLPQEYVLSGALGLALAACSGFRVFVPLLAASLAYRTGLLDPSAGFAWLGSWAAVGALGTATVAEILGYYFPVVDNVLDTITTPASFIAGTVLMTAALPDLDPVVRWGLGVLVGGGTAGMVQTGTALLRAGSTAATGGLGNPVLATAENTLAILGSALALLLPVLTAALMLGLVVYIATRLRRWRQRRAQRRGSASALAKG, from the coding sequence ATGCTACCACAGGAATACGTTTTGAGCGGTGCGCTGGGCTTAGCGCTGGCCGCGTGCAGTGGGTTTCGGGTGTTTGTGCCGCTGCTGGCCGCTAGTCTGGCGTATCGTACTGGTTTGCTGGACCCTTCAGCCGGATTTGCGTGGCTGGGCTCGTGGGCAGCAGTGGGCGCGCTGGGCACAGCCACGGTAGCCGAAATCCTGGGCTATTACTTTCCGGTGGTTGATAACGTGCTGGATACCATCACCACACCCGCCTCGTTTATTGCCGGCACTGTGCTCATGACAGCCGCTCTGCCTGACCTTGACCCAGTAGTGCGCTGGGGGCTGGGCGTGCTGGTAGGCGGCGGCACAGCCGGCATGGTACAGACCGGCACAGCACTGCTCCGGGCGGGCTCTACAGCTGCAACCGGCGGCCTCGGCAACCCGGTACTGGCCACCGCCGAAAACACGCTGGCCATTCTAGGCTCGGCGCTGGCGCTGCTCCTGCCCGTGCTGACTGCCGCGCTTATGCTGGGCCTGGTAGTGTATATTGCCACCCGGCTGCGGCGCTGGCGGCAGCGGCGGGCCCAACGTCGTGGGTCTGCTTCGGCTCTGGCAAAGGGCTGA
- a CDS encoding PaaI family thioesterase → MNSSALSAAPAATPDDSLETRIRRKLTRQHFMHLIGADLTRIEPGRIEAEVTLQQQHQQHSGFAHGGLVATMADLVAGFAALTLVPDGTDVVTVELKTSYLHPGVGQKLRAVGWVLKAGRRLHFCESEVWCDDKLIAKASATMAVVEPQG, encoded by the coding sequence ATGAATTCTTCTGCACTTTCTGCCGCCCCCGCCGCTACTCCCGACGACTCGCTCGAAACCCGTATCCGCCGCAAGCTCACGCGCCAGCACTTTATGCACCTCATCGGGGCCGACCTGACCCGCATCGAGCCGGGCCGCATCGAAGCGGAAGTCACGCTCCAGCAGCAGCACCAGCAGCACAGTGGTTTCGCCCACGGCGGCCTCGTCGCCACCATGGCCGACCTGGTAGCTGGTTTCGCAGCCCTCACGCTCGTGCCCGATGGTACCGACGTGGTAACGGTGGAGCTGAAAACCAGCTACCTGCACCCCGGCGTGGGGCAGAAGCTGCGCGCCGTGGGGTGGGTGCTGAAAGCTGGCCGCCGCCTGCATTTCTGCGAGTCGGAGGTGTGGTGCGATGATAAGCTGATAGCCAAAGCTTCGGCGACGATGGCCGTGGTGGAGCCGCAGGGGTAG
- a CDS encoding ATP-dependent DNA helicase produces the protein MLSLRTPSVRDYFPYEPTQDQATLFQKLDVFLKDDLPGRKAFVLRGYAGTGKTTVVSALVQWLHKLGRKYVLMAPTGRAAKVMSGYAGVPASTIHKKIYRQTSGSPSQNLSFQRQPNRAQDTLFIVDEASMISDEKSFGETGLLDDLLNYVFEKPSNRLLLIGDTAQLPPVGQLLSPALDPELLRHRFRATVDGVELRQVMRQAEQSGILMNATVLREELREEKPNILFHTRGYPDLFQMGGDKLEDGLRWAYKNFGHENTTIICRSNKNANQYNQMIRRVLFEAEDEIESGDYLMVVRNNYFWLPKDSEMGFLANGDFVQVVKIIRLTEEFGFRFADARVRLVDYPDEPDMEIKLLLDTLHTESPALPADRSKELYEAVGKDYDHLTTKKDKTAALRKDPFLNALQVKFAYALTCHKAQGGQWQAVFVDHGFLKEDMVNSEFARWLYTAVTRASEKLFLLNFNPKLLAENPE, from the coding sequence ATGCTCTCCCTCCGTACCCCTTCCGTCCGCGACTATTTCCCCTACGAACCCACTCAGGACCAGGCCACGCTGTTTCAGAAGCTGGATGTTTTTCTGAAGGACGACTTGCCGGGACGCAAGGCGTTTGTGCTGCGCGGCTACGCGGGCACTGGCAAAACCACCGTAGTCAGTGCGCTAGTGCAGTGGCTGCATAAGCTGGGCCGCAAATACGTGCTGATGGCTCCAACGGGCCGCGCCGCCAAGGTGATGAGCGGCTACGCGGGCGTGCCGGCCAGCACCATTCACAAGAAAATCTACCGCCAGACCAGCGGCTCTCCTAGCCAGAATCTGTCGTTTCAGCGCCAACCTAACCGCGCCCAGGACACGCTGTTCATTGTGGATGAGGCGTCCATGATTTCCGACGAGAAGTCGTTTGGCGAAACCGGCCTGCTCGACGACCTGCTCAACTATGTGTTCGAGAAGCCCTCGAATCGGCTGCTGCTCATCGGCGACACGGCCCAGCTGCCGCCCGTGGGCCAACTACTCAGTCCCGCCCTCGACCCGGAATTATTGCGCCACCGGTTCCGCGCTACTGTGGATGGAGTGGAGCTGCGCCAGGTGATGCGCCAGGCCGAGCAGTCTGGCATTCTGATGAACGCCACCGTGCTGCGCGAAGAACTGCGCGAGGAAAAACCCAATATCCTGTTTCATACCCGCGGCTACCCCGACCTGTTTCAGATGGGCGGCGACAAGCTGGAAGATGGTCTGCGCTGGGCCTACAAGAACTTCGGGCACGAAAACACCACCATCATCTGCCGCTCCAACAAAAACGCCAACCAGTACAACCAGATGATCCGGCGGGTGCTGTTCGAGGCCGAGGACGAAATTGAGAGTGGCGACTACCTGATGGTGGTACGCAACAACTATTTCTGGCTGCCCAAAGATTCGGAAATGGGCTTTCTGGCCAACGGCGACTTTGTGCAGGTGGTGAAAATCATCCGCCTCACCGAGGAATTCGGCTTTCGCTTCGCCGATGCCCGCGTGCGGCTCGTGGACTACCCCGACGAGCCGGATATGGAAATCAAGCTGCTACTCGACACGCTGCACACCGAAAGCCCCGCCCTGCCCGCTGACCGTAGCAAGGAACTCTATGAGGCCGTAGGCAAGGACTATGACCACCTCACCACCAAGAAAGACAAGACGGCTGCACTCCGCAAAGACCCATTCTTGAATGCGCTGCAGGTAAAGTTTGCCTATGCCCTCACATGCCACAAGGCGCAGGGCGGCCAGTGGCAGGCTGTGTTCGTCGACCACGGCTTTTTAAAGGAGGATATGGTGAATTCCGAGTTTGCTCGCTGGCTCTACACAGCTGTGACACGCGCCTCAGAAAAATTATTCTTGCTTAATTTCAATCCTAAGCTGCTGGCAGAAAACCCAGAATGA
- a CDS encoding DUF1573 domain-containing protein produces the protein MKKALVLALSLTCAGFAAQAQTAAVKPANAQTKVAGPQIQFDEMKYDFGTAKQGDVVKHVFKFKNIGTQPLVISNIGVSCGCTTPEWTKDPIMPGKTGSITANFNTAGKMGIQNKVLTVESNSAGGNAMVSVVGEVKEGNATPTMTVEKVESTVGADKVKVKADDTKLKAKAKKS, from the coding sequence ATGAAAAAAGCACTTGTACTGGCTCTGTCGCTGACTTGCGCTGGCTTTGCCGCTCAGGCTCAAACGGCTGCCGTAAAGCCTGCCAACGCGCAGACGAAAGTGGCCGGCCCGCAAATTCAGTTTGATGAAATGAAGTACGACTTCGGCACCGCCAAACAAGGTGATGTGGTGAAGCACGTGTTCAAGTTCAAAAACATTGGCACCCAGCCGCTGGTAATCTCTAATATCGGTGTTAGCTGCGGCTGCACCACCCCAGAGTGGACCAAGGACCCCATCATGCCCGGCAAAACCGGTAGCATCACGGCTAACTTCAACACGGCCGGCAAAATGGGCATCCAGAACAAAGTATTGACCGTGGAGTCGAACTCGGCCGGCGGCAATGCGATGGTATCGGTAGTAGGCGAAGTAAAAGAAGGCAACGCCACGCCTACCATGACGGTAGAGAAAGTAGAATCGACAGTAGGTGCCGACAAGGTGAAAGTGAAAGCTGACGACACTAAACTGAAAGCTAAAGCCAAGAAGTCGTAA
- a CDS encoding DUF423 domain-containing protein, whose translation MTAKIILQLAALLGALGVAIGAFGAHGLRPMLEASGRFDTFETAVRYQFYHALALLAVGILLQVRPELRLLSTTAWLWLGGVLLFSGSLYTLCFTGITKLGAVAPIGGLLLIAGWISVLLAARQL comes from the coding sequence ATGACTGCAAAAATCATTCTGCAACTGGCGGCCCTGCTGGGTGCCCTGGGCGTGGCTATCGGCGCGTTTGGTGCGCACGGGCTGCGGCCTATGCTGGAAGCTTCCGGCCGCTTCGACACCTTCGAAACCGCTGTACGCTACCAGTTTTACCACGCTCTGGCACTGCTGGCGGTGGGAATACTGCTACAGGTTCGGCCGGAGCTGCGCCTGCTCAGCACCACGGCTTGGCTATGGCTGGGCGGGGTGCTGTTGTTCAGCGGCTCGCTCTACACACTCTGCTTCACGGGCATCACCAAGCTGGGCGCTGTAGCTCCTATCGGTGGGCTTCTGTTGATTGCCGGTTGGATCAGCGTGCTGCTGGCTGCCCGGCAGCTCTAG
- a CDS encoding YggS family pyridoxal phosphate-dependent enzyme, producing MSISDNLRFFQQQLEGTNCRLVTVTKTHPVEKLQEAYDAGARLFGENKVQEMAAKQPELPADIEWHLIGHLQTNKVKYIAPFVHTIQSVDSLKLLLEIEKQAAKHNRIIKGLLQFHIAAEETKTGLSLPEAEEILQSGAFRDLRHVRLTGVMGIATNTTDEARLRQEFRELRGHFEHLKARYFSDAADFCEISMGMSSDYRLAIEEGSTLIRVGSAIFGARNYQSAS from the coding sequence ATGTCCATTTCTGACAATCTTCGTTTTTTTCAGCAGCAGCTTGAGGGCACCAATTGCCGACTCGTTACCGTCACGAAAACGCATCCGGTAGAGAAGCTGCAGGAAGCCTATGATGCCGGTGCGCGGCTGTTTGGCGAAAACAAGGTGCAGGAAATGGCGGCCAAGCAGCCGGAGCTACCCGCAGATATTGAGTGGCACCTCATCGGGCACCTGCAGACCAACAAAGTGAAATACATTGCACCATTTGTGCACACGATTCAGAGTGTGGACAGCTTAAAGCTGCTGCTGGAAATAGAAAAGCAAGCTGCCAAGCACAACCGCATCATCAAGGGGCTGCTACAGTTCCATATTGCCGCCGAGGAAACCAAGACCGGCCTCTCGCTGCCCGAAGCGGAGGAAATACTGCAGTCCGGCGCTTTCCGGGACTTACGCCACGTGCGCCTTACCGGCGTAATGGGCATTGCCACCAATACCACCGATGAAGCCCGACTGCGCCAGGAATTTCGTGAGTTGCGCGGGCATTTCGAGCACCTGAAAGCCCGGTACTTCTCTGACGCTGCCGACTTCTGCGAAATCAGTATGGGCATGAGTTCTGACTACCGGCTTGCTATTGAGGAAGGCAGCACGCTTATCCGGGTGGGCAGTGCTATTTTTGGGGCCCGGAACTACCAATCGGCCTCTTAA